One Anopheles marshallii chromosome 3, idAnoMarsDA_429_01, whole genome shotgun sequence genomic region harbors:
- the LOC128712064 gene encoding uracil phosphoribosyltransferase homolog, translating into MCSANENNGATSPSVLSENPSDYGSNLKILDCNDQIKELQTIIRDKNTTRSDFKFYADRLIRLVIEESLNQLPYSDCSVITPTGAIYDGLRYRSGNCGVSIIRSGEAMEQGLRDCCRSIRIGKILVESDAETHVAKVVYARFPDDIARRQVLLMYPIMATGNTVIQAVSVLKDHGVKESSIILSNLFCTPVAARMVVTAFPDLKILTSELHPVAPNHFGQKYFGTD; encoded by the exons ATGTGCagcgcaaacgaaaacaacggTGCCACCTCGCCGTCGGTGCTTTCGGAAAATCCGAGCGACTACGGTAGTAACTTAAAAATATTGGACTGCAACGACCAAATCAAAGAACTACAGACGATCATTCGGGACAA aaaCACCACGCGGAGTGACTTCAAATTTTATGCCGACCGGCTGATTAGGCTGGTGATCGAGGAAAGTCTGAACCAGCTGCCATACTCCGACTGTTCCGTTATCACACCGACCGGTGCCATCTACGATGGGTTGCGGTATCGCTCGGGAAACTGTGGCGTTTCCATTATCCGATCCGGTGAAGCGATGGAGCAG GGTTTACGTGATTGCTGCCGATCGATACGAATCGGTAAAATTCTGGTCGAATCAGATGCCGAAACACATGTGGCAAAGGTGGTGTACGCACGGTTTCCAGACGATATCGCCCGACGGCAGGTACTGCTAATGTATCCAATAATGGCCACAGGAAACACCGTCATACAG GCGGTCAGCGTATTGAAGGATCACGGCGTCAAAGAGAGTTCGATCATCTTGTCGAATCTATTCTGCACCCCAGTGGCTGCCCGAATGGTGGTGACCGCTTTTCCCGACCTCAAGATACTAACGTCTGAACTGCATCCGGTCGCACCGAACCATTTCGGACAGAAGTATTTCGGCACGGACTGA
- the LOC128711053 gene encoding 1-acyl-sn-glycerol-3-phosphate acyltransferase gamma-like gives MAGFLSVLKQSTLVHLCFAISFFTSGLIINTVQCVLYLGLKPFNKHLYRTIGYYLCYSFYSQLVFLADWWSDTKLNIYISDEDMKYCGTEHVLLLMNHTYEIDWLLGWMLCEKVRVLGNCKAYAKKVIQYIPTIGWAWKFAEFVFLERSFEKDRETIGQQINEILDYPDPVWLLLNAEGTRFTEQKHEASVKFAQEKGMVPLKHHLIPRTKGFTASLPYLRKKCPAVLDIQLAISKDSKVKPTIFNILNGKQIEAHLCVRRFPTATLPEREEDAAVWLQDLFCDKDRMQDSFHRSGNFFTHSGIAERPKLQLHRRPTTLVNTAFWVVATLTPMLYYLMKLLFSGEILYFSIGAGIIFAFYMLMVKAIGMSKISKASSYGAEKLKNGQSASHEPSAPSVESSKNK, from the exons ATGGCAGGTTTTTTGTCGGTGCTCAAGCAATCGACGCTTGTACACCTTTGCTTTGCTATTTCGTTTTTCACCTCCGGTTTAATCATCAACACCGTACAATGCGTGCTGTACCTTGGATTGAAACCATTCAATAAGCATCTTTACCGAACGATCGGATACTATCTCTGTTATTCGTTTTACTCTC AGCTCGTCTTTCTGGCCGATTGGTGGTCGGACACGAAGCTGAACATTTACATTAGCGATGAGGATATGAAGTACTGTGGTACGGAGCATGTGTTGCTACTGATGAACCACACGTACGAGATCGATTGGCTGCTCGGGTGGATGCTGTGCGAGAAGGTGCGCGTGCTGGGTAACTGTAAGGCGTACGCCAAGAAAGTCATCCAGTACATCCCGACCATCGGGTGGGCGTGGAAGTTTGCAGAGTTTGTATTTCTCGAACGTTCGTTCGAGAAGGATCGTGAAACCATCGGTCAGCAGATTAACGAAATCTTGGACTACCCCGATCCGGTGTGGCTGCTTTTGAACGCTGAAGGTACACGGTTCACCGAGCAGAAACACGAAGCGTCGGTAAAATTCGCCCAGGAAAAGGGTATGGTTCCGCTGAAGCATCATTTAATTCCACGCACTAAAGGTTTTACGGCTAGTTTGCCCTACTTGCGCAAAAAATGCCCCGCTGTGTTGGACATTCAGTTGGCTATCAGCAAGGATTCGAAG GTAAAACCaaccattttcaacattttgaaCGGTAAACAAATCGAGGCGCACTTGTGCGTACGACGTTTTCCCACCGCCACGCTGCCAGAGCGCGAAGAAGATGCTGCGGTTTGGTTGCAGGATCTGTTTTGCGATAAGGATCGCATGCAGGATAGTTTCCACCGTAGTGGTAATTTCTTTACCCATTCTGGTATTGCCGAGCGTCCAAAGTTACAGCTGCACCGCCGACCAACGACACTTGTCAATACCGCCTTCTGGGTTGTGGCCACACTCACACCAATGCTGTACTATCTGATGAAACTGCTGTTCAGTGGCGAGATTCTTTACTTTTCCATCGGTGCTGGAATTATCTTTGCCT TCTACATGCTGATGGTGAAAGCGATCGGTATGTCAAAGATAAGCAAAGCATCATCGTACGGTGCGGAAAAGCTGAAGAATGGTCAGAGTGCCAGCCACGAACCATCGGCCCCATCGGTAGAATCATCGAAGAATAAGTAA
- the LOC128714526 gene encoding pescadillo homolog has product MVKRNHKFKSGEGAMYYTRKAAMNKLQLNIKDFRQLCILKGVYPREPKHRARAQHGSHEMKILYHKKDITFLLHEPIVWTLRDRKIFNRRIKHAAAKQNMNLRDIRLHNYPQLKLDHIVKERYPTFIDAIKELDDCMTLLFTFSTFPATKIITRELTRMSRRLTVEFMHYIIAAQALRKVFISIKGYYFQAEIKGETVTWIVPHYFPYSPHRGELVDLSIMKSFGDFFTVMAGFINYRLYHSINLVYPPQFSHSLDSEDTMENEQKFVSERIAALNVDLLRSDGGNGDTEEAELLEWTGNDEDLPHVSQIRQEAQSVNKLKSLFKGLKFYLNREVPREPLVFIIRCFGGKVSWDKTMFVGATFDENDETITHQIVDRPSMDKQHISRDYIQPQWVFDSVNQRRLLPTNKYFIGAVLPPHLSPFTNSNARYVPPEEMAMRKGEQNEEDNEVFAAAEVNMEQEQISDDEEVLDPEEEQQQQEYALMKAYNDERTDELNSGKDEADTNDTGESQEKEKQKGNGREKNAEGEQRPAKVNQQTKIPEGMSVKPGKVYKEPEHEKALSKNEEALRARMVKSRHRKLYSKMMEREKKFTKEANILAAKRARIEKQKKTEQLEKQKKQRKKILS; this is encoded by the exons ATGGTAAAGCGAAATCACAAG TTCAAATCTGGCGAGGGGGCCATGTACTACACGCGCAAGGCCGCTATGAACAAGCTACAACTGAACATCAAAGATTTCCGCCAGTTGTGCATCCTGAAGGGTGTCTATCCGCGTGAACCGAAGCACCGTGCCCGTGCACAGCATGGTTCGCACGAGATGAAGATCCTGTATCACAAGAAGGACATAACCTTCCTGCTGCACGAACCGATCGTGTGGACGCTGCGCGATCGAAAGATCTTCAACCGGCGCATCAAGCATGCGGCCGCCAAACAGAACATGAACCTGCGTGACATACGGCTGCATAACTATCCGCAGCTGAAACTAGATCACATCGTGAAAGAACGCTACCCGACGTTCATCGACGCAATTAAAGAGTTGGACGATTGCATGACGCTGCTGTTTACGTTTAGCACATTTCCGGCAACGAAAATTATTACCCGCGAATTGACGCGCATGAGCCGCCGGTTGACGGTAGAGTTTATGCACTATATCATTGCCGCCCAGGCCTTGCGGAAAGTGTTCATTTCGATCAAGGGGTATTATTTTCAGGCGGAAATTAAGGGCGAAACAGTGACGTGGATCGTGCCGCACTACTTCCCGTACTCGCCACACCGCGGCGAACTGGTCGATCTGAGCATTATGAAATCGTTCGGTGACTTTTTCACCGTGATGGCCGGATTCATCAACTATCGGTTGTACCATTCGATAAATTTAGTTTATCCGCCCCAGTTTTCACATTCGCTCGATTCGGAGGACACGATGGAAAATGAGCAGAAGTTCGTTTCGGAGCGCATTGCAGCGCTGAACGTTGATTTGTTGCGCTCTGACGGTGGTAATGGTGATACGGAGGAGGCTGAATTGCTCGAATGGACGGGTAACGATGAGGACTTGCCGCACGTAAGCCAGATCCGTCAGGAAGCGCAGAGTGTAAACAAACTGAAATCATTGTTTAAGGGGCTTAAGTTCTATCTGAATCGTGAGGTGCCCCGTGAACCGTTGGTGTTTATAATTCGTTGCTTCGGTGGTAAGGTGTCGTGGGACAAGACCATGTTCGTGGGCGCAACGTTCGACGAGAACGATGAAACAATTACACACCAGATCGTTGATCGGCCGAGCATGGACAAGCAGCACATTTCGCGTGATTACATTCAACCGCAGTGGGTGTTTGATAGCGTAAACCAGCGACGTTTGCTACCAacgaataaatatttcatcggTGCCGTGCTGCCACCACATCTGTCGCCGTTTACCAACAGCAATGCACGTTACGTACCACCAGAGGAAATGGCAATGCGCAAGGGCGAGCAGAATGAGGAAGATAATGAAGTGTTTGCAGCGGCGGAAGTAAATATGGAACAGGAGCAAATTTCGGACGATGAAGAAGTGTTAGATCCGGAAGaggaacaacagcagcaagagtATGCACTGATGAAAGCATACAACGATGAGCGAACGGATGAATTGAACAGTGGTAAAGATGAAGCCGACACGAATGACACGGGGGAGAGTCaggagaaggaaaagcaaaaaggaaacggCAGAGAGAAGAACGCAGAAGGTGAGCAACGCCCGGCAAAGGTGAATCAGCAAACGAAAATACCGGAAGGTATGAGTGTAAAACCAGGCAAAGTGTACAAGGAGCCTGAGCACGAAAAGGCGCTGAGCAAAAACGAGGAAGCGCTGCGGGCACGAATGGTTAAATCGAGACACCGCAAACTGTACTCCAAGATGATGGAGCGCGAGAAAAAGTTCACCAAGGAAGCGAACATATTAGCCGCGAAACGCGCCCGCATtgagaagcaaaagaagaCCGAACAGCtggaaaagcagaaaaagcaGCGGAAGAAAATTCTTTCCTAA